The proteins below are encoded in one region of Balaenoptera acutorostrata chromosome 11, mBalAcu1.1, whole genome shotgun sequence:
- the MFSD5 gene encoding molybdate-anion transporter has protein sequence MLVTAYIAFVVLLASCLGLELSRCRAKPSGRACSNPSFVRFQLDFYQVYFLALAADWLQAPYLYKLYQHYHFLEGQIAILYVCGLASTVLFGLVASSLVDWLGRKKSCVLFSLTYSLCCLTKLSRDYFVLLVGRALGGLSTALLFSAFEAWYIHEHVERHDFPAEWIPATFARAAFWNHVLAVVAGVAAEAVACWMGLGPVAPFVAAIPLLALAGALALHNWGENYDRQRAFSRTCAGGLRCLLSDRRVLLLGTIQALFESVIFIFVFLWTPVLDPHGAPLGIIFSSFMAASLLGSSLYRIATSKRYHLQPMHLVSLAVLIVVFSLFMLTFSTSPGQESPVESFIAFLLIELACGLYFPSMSFLRRKVIPETEQAGVLNWFRVPLHLLACLGLLVLHDSDRKTGTRNMFSICSAIMVMALLAVVGLFTVVRHDAELRVPSPTGEPYAPEL, from the coding sequence ATGCTGGTGACTGCCTACATTGCCTTTGTGGTCCTCCTGGCCTCCTGCCTGGGGTTGGAGCTGTCAAGATGCCGGGCTAAGCCTTCTGGAAGAGCCTGCAGCAACCCCTCCTTCGTTCGGTTTCAACTGGACTTCTATCAGGTCTACTTCCTGGCCCTGGCAGCTGACTGGCTCCAGGCCCCCTACCTCTATAAACTCTATCAGCATTACCACTTCCTGGAGGGACAAATTGCCATCCTCTATGTCTGCGGCCTTGCCTCCACAGTCCTCTTTGGACTGGTGGCCTCCTCCCTTGTGGATTGGCTGGGTCGCAAGAAGTCTTGTGTCCTCTTCTCCCTCACTTACTCTCTCTGCTGCTTAACCAAACTCTCTCGGGACTACTTTGTGCTGCTGGTGGGCCGAGCACTTGGTGGGCTGTCCACAGCCCTGCTCTTCTCGGCCTTTGAGGCCTGGTACATCCATGAGCACGTGGAACGGCATGACTTCCCCGCAGAGTGGATCCCGGCTACCTTTGCCCGAGCTGCCTTCTGGAATCATGTGCTGGCTGTAGTGGCAGGTGTGGCAGCTGAGGCCGTGGCCTGCTGGATGGGCCTGGGGCCTGTAGCGCCCTTTGTGGCTGCCATCCCTCTCTTGGCTCTGGCTGGGGCCTTGGCCCTTCATAACTGGGGAGAGAACTATGATCGGCAGCGTGCCTTCTCAAGGACCTGTGCTGGGGGCCTGCGCTGCCTCCTGTCGGACCGTCGTGTGCTGCTGTTAGGCACCATCCAGGCCCTGTTTGAGAGTGTCATCTTCATCTTTGTCTTCCTCTGGACGCCTGTGCTGGACCCACATGGGGCCCCGCTGGGCATCATCTTCTCCAGTTTCATGGCAGCCAGCCTGCTCGGCTCTTCTCTGTACCGCATCGCTACCTCCAAGAGGTACCACCTTCAGCCCATGCACCTAGTCTCCCTCGCTGTCCTCATCGTCGTCTTCTCCCTCTTCATGTTGACCTTCTCTACCAGCCCAGGCCAGGAGAGTCCAGTGGAGTCCTTTATAGCCTTCCTTCTTATCGAATTGGCCTGTGGGCTGTACTTTCCCAGCATGAGCTTCCTGCGGAGAAAGGTGATCCCTGAGACAGAGCAAGCTGGTGTCCTCAACTGGTTCCGGGTGCCCCTGCACTTACTGGCCTGCCTGGGGCTTCTGGTCCTCCATGACAGCGATCGCAAAACGGGCACTCGGAACATGTTCAGCATCTGCTCCGCCATTATGGTGATGGCTCTGCTGGCGGTGGTGGGGCTCTTCACCGTGGTCAGGCATGATGCTGAGCTGCGGGTGCCCTCACCCACTGGGGAGCCCTATGCCCCTGAGCTCTAA